CTTTATCCGTCATCTCGAACATATAACCGCCGCTCTTGCGGGAACTTGCCACGTAAGGCGGGTCGAGATAGAAAAACGTATCGGGGCGGTCCCAGTTAGCGATTAATTTTCTGAAATCCAAATTATCAATATAAACATCCGAAAGTCTTTTGTGTATTAAATTTAATTTATCAATGCTATTTCTAATGTATTTTGGTATATTCACGTCTATCGAAAACCGCCAACCGGCTCCTTTCTTGGCGTTAGGATGTTCGCCGTTTATCGTTGATTTAATCAGATAATAAAACCTTACCGCCCGCTCTGCTTTGTTAAGCTTATCCGTCCGCATATCACGATATTCGTAATAGCATTCGCGGGAATACGGCAATAAACTTATTTTCTCTTGAAATTTCTTAAACAGCTTTCCGTCCGCTATAACCTTAAAAAAATTATAAAGTTCGCCGTCTATATCGTTATAAACTTCGATTTCGGACGGCTCTTTATTTATCAGTATCGCGCCGGACCCGCCGAAAACTTCGACGTAAGTTTTATGTTTCGGAAATAAAGGCATTAACTTATCCGCCATAAAAAATTTGCCGCCGAAGTAGCCGAATGGAGTTAATTTTGTTTTCATAATTTATTTAAATCTCCATTCGATAACCTGTAAATTTAGATATCTGTCATCGGCTCTGATAAACATTTTCTGTTCTCATTTTTTTTTATAAATTCTTCTAACTGTTCTTTTGAGTAATTCTGTAATGTTTTATAAGCGTGTCTTATTGCACCGGACCTGCTTTTCCCGTGTCCGACCGTTAGTCCTGTCTTTTCTTCTACAACGCGCCAACCTGTAAATATATTGTTATGAACTTTAATTTGACCGGCGGAAGAAAAACTTATTTCCGGCATTCTGCAAACAAATAAACTTAAATATTCTCTTTCCGGTAATTTTACAGGTTCGCCTTCGACTTTAATTTTCGTCAATGGAATGCCAATTCCTATTACGCCTATTCCCATTACTTTAATAAAATATTCCATAATGCCCCTTTTTTTTCTAAAAATAAATGTGGTGTTCCTCAAAAACATTGTCCTTAATGTAAGTATTTTTCTTGAAACTTTCTTTAATAGGAATTTTTTTATAGACTATGAAATAAAACCCTTCGATTTTTTGCGGATAAACATTAACTACTTTATATCTTTTTCCTTTCTCAATTATGCACTCCGCCTGAAATTCCCTCATTGCGAATGCATAATCATTTTTGGAATAATGTTCTCTAAACCATCTTACGAATTCTAAAACGCCCCCCGTTTTCATAATGCCCCCTTATTTTTTATTTTTTATATATTTTTTTCCTCTTAATTCCCCCACGTTTATTTGAAACGAAAACTTTTCTTTTTTCTTTTCCTGAATGAATTTTTCAATATCTTCTCTGTCGAATTTTATAGAACCGTCAATTCTTACGCTTGGTATTT
This DNA window, taken from Candidatus Acidulodesulfobacterium acidiphilum, encodes the following:
- a CDS encoding DNA adenine methylase, which codes for MKTKLTPFGYFGGKFFMADKLMPLFPKHKTYVEVFGGSGAILINKEPSEIEVYNDIDGELYNFFKVIADGKLFKKFQEKISLLPYSRECYYEYRDMRTDKLNKAERAVRFYYLIKSTINGEHPNAKKGAGWRFSIDVNIPKYIRNSIDKLNLIHKRLSDVYIDNLDFRKLIANWDRPDTFFYLDPPYVASSRKSGGYMFEMTDKDHNDLIDILLSIKGKWLLSGYDNDIYNKRLSGFYRQDFNCLANSLRYRNKNNCPERTETVWANYDLN